A segment of the Calonectris borealis chromosome 2, bCalBor7.hap1.2, whole genome shotgun sequence genome:
CTGATGAGAAGAGGAACAGATCAGAGCATGATGAAATAGGGGCAGTTCCCCCCTAGGGAGGAGCAAACCTGTAGACAGCCTTCAAAGCAACACAAGAAATTTGTATTTGATATGGAAAGgccagggaagaaaacagagtaCTCTTACTTCAAACCAGCAGATCATTTAAACATAGGTTTAGCACGCCAGGAGGCCCAAAATTCTGCTTGGTGGGAAGAGACATGCTGGGCTGGGACTTTGTTAGAGCAGATCCTCCACTGGAACTCCACTGCAGAAGCCAACACTGTCCCAGTGTAGCAAAGAAACTGGCTCTGAACACTTAAAGAAGGATTTGCCTACATGAATAAATCTGTCTGCAAAGCTGTGCACGTCTTACCTTTCACCCTAACCTCCCTTGGAGTCAATGGAAATCGGTCAGGAGGGGATGCTTCTCACTCAAGGAGAGATCTAAAGCAGCTCAGCTGAACTGTGCCCTAAAATTGCCTGCTTCTCTCCCCTGATGGAGCGAGCCTGGAGCAAGTCTCCTCCATCACCCGCAGGTGTCTAATCACAGGAatctcaccaccaccacctgtgTGGCTCCCAGCAGATATTTTATCTGGTGcctagatttttatttctgcaatgcTCCCGGCCAGTGATAGCTTTCCCTGTTTCAGCTGACGGCCTCACCTGCCGCCGAGCGCAGAGCGAATCCGCAGCCGCAACAAGCAGAGAGAGGACCGCCACGCAGAGGGAAGCGTTTGGCGCACGCAGCCAGCGCTCGCCCCCTTCCAAGGGGGCTTTTCTCACCTATTTGCCTGCCTGATCTCTGCAGTTGCCACAGGCTGAGTGTCAGTTTGCAAcaggctgctgggacagggagagGCTGATTTTTGAGTCCCGACAcaagccccagcctctgcccatACTCACCTTGTGGGAGGCCAACCCATGCGGAGGCCAAGGGTTGGGATGGGCTGTGGAGTGGGGGCACGGGGAGAGCTGGGGACCAGCATAAGCCTGACGCTGCCTCAGCAGGGAGGCGGGGGACAGGCGTAGCTGGAGTCTGCCACCATACATCCCATAATGCTTTGTGTGAGCAGCAAGTGACAAATGTAGGGCAGAGGAGgtggcctgggaccccccctccccaagctgaTCCTGTGCCATGGGATGTCGGGTATGGCAGCTGAGCCGGGCTTAGTTGCCTCCCGGGATTTAGCGTCGAAGCGGCAGCACAGGCAGAAATTAGCAGGCTTGAGGATTTTGTCTTTTGGCAGATGCCAGAAGAACCAGAGCGGCTTAGGGAAGAAAAGTGATGACCAGTtcattttttctccctgtttcttcaacgtgaaaatgaaattttagaatttggaaatggaaattttgATTTCTAGAAATACGTACAAAATTGGAGGCAGAGGAAACACTAACTAAAAAACCAATCTGTGTCATTAACGTGCTCATTCTTTAGGCAGAGATGACACCCTGCCTGTGGTTCAAAAATACACGTTTCCAATTGTAAAGGGCTCATGGCCCTTACAGCTGTGCCGCCTATATTCTTATCAGCGACAGACGGCACAGTTAAGGAAAATCCTTTTCAATAATGACCAGCTTAGCTGTGCTCTGGTGAAAGTGTGGTGGGCACAAAATTCATTCCCAAAGTAGGACCTTTAATTCATGGTTCCATATTCTCCGGAGCTCAGCAAACCCGACTTGCTTGCTTTGTAGATCCCCCATAACCCTGAAAACCTCCAGAACCAAATGAAGCCGAGGTCACCGtgaccttcctcctccccttccccgggggGTTTCCGAGGCCGCACAGCATCACCCCACCCCTTCCCTTTAGTCTGAAACCCCGAGGCTCCTGCCGGGCGACTCACCGACGCCGCCTGAACCCCGCTTTACCGGCCGTGCCTCCGCACGCAGTGGTTCCCTGCCATCTAGTGGGGTTTCTCCATCCCTGCCGCTGCCTCCGCCTTAATCCCGCGGCCCCGGGCccctgcggcgggcggggagggggctcggggCGCGGGGAGTGTGCACCGCCGGGGCGGGTGGGAGCCCCGGGGAAGCCGCGCACGGAGGGAGAGTGCACCCACCAAGGGGTGTGTGTGCCTGTACACGGAGGGGGTGCGTGTGTGCCCCCGGGtgggtgtgtgtgcgtgcaccGGGAGATGTGCACCGGAGGGGCGTGCGTGCGCAGCGGGAAGAGGCTGTGCCCTTCGGAGGGTGTAGGTGGAGGGGGTGTGCACCGGACGGGGGGAGCGTACACTTCGGGGGCTGGAGGGCACGGACCGAGGGGTGCGTGTGCATGCTGGTGGGGTCTGTGCACGGAGGGGGTGCACACCCGTGTGTGTTCGTGCATCCAGCGCGGGTGGGGCTGTGCGTGTACACCGGAGGGCTATGCACAGAGGAAGCGTGCACCCACCGGGtccccggggcgggcggctgcACAgggccggtgccgggggcggcACCGCCGGCAGCGTCTGCGGCGGGGCGGGCTCAGCGGAGCACCGcctccccgggcagcggggcgggccggcCGCTCGGGCCTTGCTTGCTGAGGCCTGGCGGCGCCGGGAGAAGGGCCGatggaggcggcgggcggcgggggagcggcggcggcgggcggcggcatCGCCCTGCACGACTTCAGCGGGCGGCTGGGCGAGCAGCGGGTGCACTTCCACGCCATGCGGCTGCGGGACTCGCTCTTCCTCTGGGTGGGCGCCGCGCCCGCCCTCGCCAGCCTGGCCGTCGCCATGTGCAGCCCCCGCGTGAGTGTCCCCGCCGCCTCTCCTGCCGCCGGCCGGAgccctgcggcggggcgggcgggcgggcggctggcGGGGCTCCGCCGCCTCTGCCGCGGGTctcccgccccgcgctgccggggaCTAAGCCCTGCCCTCTGCTGTGCTCCGCTTGCAGGACAGCATCCCGGTGGCCGCCTCGCTGCTGGGGGATCCCTCCGAcaccgcctccgcctgcctggcCCAGCGCTTGGGTAAGTGCGGGCGCGGCGGCTGCGCGCTCCCGGGTCCGGGacggcgggggcgggcggagccggggcgggagGCTGCCTTCCGCGGGGGTGGCGAGAACACGCGGGTCGGGCCCGGGCAGAGCCGTTTCTGCTGACCTTGGAGCCGCCTCCCCCGGTCTGGGTGGGCGCAGAGGGATGCGGTGCTTGCTGCCCCCGGCCGAGCAGCAGCCGGTGTCCTCGGCAGACCCTCCCGCGGTGCAACTTCACGGCATTCGCCACTACGATTCGCATTTTTCAGCAGCATACAAGTCTGCCTAACCTCAGCAGGCGGGGTCTCTGCCTCAAGGCAGGTTAAGCATTATCAAAACCGTATTATTTAATATCCTGACCCTGGCTTTGGGTATGAGGCAGGGGAAGCGCACACTTGTGCCCATCGAGTGGGATTTTCAGTGACCTCTCTATAAAGCTGTAATACTTCTGTGCTCTGAGGTGGGATGGCCATCACGCAAGGCACGTGCCTTTTGCCTGAAGATGAAGCCAACCCTCATCACATCTTGCACCTTTTAGCCACCAAATTCTGAGAAGTTCTGGCCTGGAAAGTCCTGGATCATCTCACAGACGCCAGTGTTTGATCTGACTCTCCCTGCAGCACGTAACGGGCACCTCTCGGGATGTCTCCATTTTCAGCACGTGTAAGGGTGCCCTGCTATACCTAGTGCAATGCCGACATAGCCAGATTTCTGAATCTGAATGCTAACTTTCAAACTCCTGCATCTCTAAATCTGTAAAAAACTACTTGGCCTAATGCATCCTAGCACCCTCACATCTCTGACAGCTGCATCATGCTGGTTACTCATCATCACCCACCAGTAACTGGTGCAGCTCCAACTGGTGAACTGCTGAAGTGCTCGTTACCGCGTTTTAAATGCAGATGCTGCCCTGCTCAATCTCATCTTACTTCTGTTGTTTCAGTTGGAAAGGCCACATAATTCTTCTTAATTGTCTGTGTGCTGATCTTTGTTATGGGCAGCGTATCCTGAGTTTGTGTTGCCAGGCAGTTTCATGAGTCTACACCTACTTCTTCTCCATGGCCACGAACgcatatataaaaaaaggatCGCCCACAAGACTGCTCTTTGGAAAACAGTACTACCATCCTTTCTTCATTCTGATAACTTATCTTTTAATAACCGCTGTTGTAGTCTCCTCTGGTGGCAACTCTTTCTCTACATGCTGGGTTCAATCATTGCCACTTTTAAGTAATAATTCTATGGGATATGGTatataacatgatttttttgtgtgtagtaCATTATCCTTAAAAAGTCAGTTAGTAAAAATATAGTCAGAGAGGGTTTACTTTGGATAAAGTGTAACAGTTTATTCCACTTTCCGTGTGGTGTCCTCATTACTCATTTCTTCTGAATCTTGCTCTAAGCTTCCGTGTGGCGTTGGAGTCCAGCTAACAGCTCTAAGTTGTCTTGGTGATTCTCACcctctcctgtctttttttttttagcgcaTGTGCTATCTTCACTCTTAGAGATTTCATAGCTAGAGTCAGTAATAACTTGCCATATCTTATATTAGTCCATTTAGTCTTCTAGGTCAGAGGCTGGCTGGGTCACCTGATTTTTCTCTCAGTAAGTGGTCTAAgttttgctgccttctttttttttttttttttttgaggtgctTTTCTCATTTACATTGCTAATTTCACATACTGAAAACTGATAGTGTTGCGTGGTACTGGGATATCAGTTACTCTTTATCCTTGGAGCATAATGCaacttcctattttctttttgtttgtgtgcCTTAAGTGTCTTTCGTTATTTCATCTTAAGCTTTCTGTGCCAGGTGCGGCCCAGGAAGGCTTTTGGTCGATGTTCCTCTGTATCCATGCCATCTAACCTCTGGGTTGCAGATTTCCTTGCTAGTCAGTCCCTTTTATATTCTTGATAGATACTATTCTTACTCGTGCTATCCTGCTTAAGGTATACTGTATATGGAGGAGGGCTTGTAGACCTTTTCCACCTTTGGTTGGAAGGAGAAAGTCAATAATACACTTCTGGCTTTGAATAATTATGTGCTTCCTCTTCACCTGATCATAGTTGActtttgagaaaagaaatatatcttttttctgaaatcctACACCTTAGTTTTTAGGCTTGCTTTTGTCAATTCAGCAATTTAAGTCAGCTCATGGTCACTTAGTCCAAAATTGTTTATTCTCCTGAAACCTGCTGATGATCTGCAAGATCATCACTAAGCAtctctgtatcttctttttttcacaaAGTGCTCGCTGAGGAAATCTGTGTTCTGCCTTGGCTAGAAATACCAAGCTTTGCTGTTATTGGTGTTTAGTTTTCCTCTGGGAAATTAAATACTTGTTACTCCCACAGATTCTCTAATAACAGAGATGCTGTTCACAGCCAAGCCTGATTTGTAGCTGTACTTCCAAGGTAGCATTTTTAACCATCCTGCCATGTGGTAATCTTCAGGCaggcagtatctttttttttttcctcctatgcTGTCACCATTTTTCCCGTGCTGTTTCCATTCTGGTCTTCACAGGCACTAACTTAAGTAGCATACGATGCCCTTTGAACatcagtaattttatttcttgtacTTCCCAATCGCATTCCGTCACCTGCCATTTGTTCCTGCAATGTCAGGTTCCCTGCCCTGGAGCAGGAGTTTCAGCGCTGCCGTGCATCAGCGTACACATTCTCCCGTTGTTTTATTCATAGCCTGATAGGGGTCCTAGCCAGAACAGCTGTATTTGCTGTACTGGCTCTATCTTCTCCCTtattttagggttgttttttttcttttccattgctgAAGGCACATTTGCCATGTTCCTATTCCTCTTTCTACCTATTTCTATCTACATCTGTTTGTATCAGGTGCAGGGACTGTTTCCCACTGCCCTGCCCGACTGCTCTGGCCCGAGGTGTGTCTCACTAGTCAAGAAACCCAAATCCTAAAAGATTGTTTCCTGTAGGTTAGTGGAGTCCGATTCTTGAGAAAGTCATGTCCATTAGTGCCTCCCTTACCTGCATATCCCAAAATCACAGTGCTTTTGGCCGCAGTGACTGCTGAATAGCGCCATGTCTTCATCTTCCCTCTGTAGGGACTGGCAGACTCTCGGTGAAGATGACTTCAACCTCTTCTTTGAGTCTTTCCCATCTGGGCACAGTTCCCCTCCACCACCTCTTTTACAGCATGAATGGTCTACAAACTTTAGGCCTAACGCTTGTTCTGTCCTTCCTGCTCCCACGGGCTCCTCTTCAAGCTTAGACTCGGGCCTTGGCCCTGTCCATGAGGTCGGAGCGGGTCTTCCTCGGCACTCGGTACGTCCCGGACGATGGGCTGCCGAGGAGGCTTCTTCCCTGCTTTGAGGGGCTGGTTAGCAGCCAGGCTGCGTGGGAAGCAGCCCTGCTGAAGGGTTTTTTAGGTAAGCCTTGTCTTTCGTGGTTTTCTGCTTTACTCTGAAGTTGCAGATGTTCTTCCATGGAGGCATAAGGTCTTCCCTCTTCTGTACCTTCTCACAAGAGACCACGCGTCCAAATGAATCCGCAGGGAAGCGGGGACAGAAGAGGTCCCACTGGGAACAGA
Coding sequences within it:
- the PSMG4 gene encoding proteasome assembly chaperone 4 — protein: MEAAGGGGAAAAGGGIALHDFSGRLGEQRVHFHAMRLRDSLFLWVGAAPALASLAVAMCSPRDSIPVAASLLGDPSDTASACLAQRLASKTKKQIFVSYNLQNTDSNFTLLIENRIKEEMTAFPEKF